Proteins encoded together in one Cicer arietinum cultivar CDC Frontier isolate Library 1 chromosome 4, Cicar.CDCFrontier_v2.0, whole genome shotgun sequence window:
- the LOC101510894 gene encoding uncharacterized protein isoform X2 — protein sequence MKEGKLHGMKSHDCHVFMECLLPIAFISLPEQTWKPLTELSHFFRDLCSTSVQVDDLISHEQNIPIVLCKVEHIFPLGYFDSMEHLPIHLPYEARVGSPVQYRWMYPFERFLHHLKKKVKNKARVEGSIIKSYLIEDISQFCTYYFQSNKQPYNASIGRKANEDDFSQTVFSIFNLPGRFGSECKVRFFEDKELNAVVNHILINCDEIQPYIETFVEALRKVHRNMSDEHADKCIEENFASWLKEYMSGRGTNKCGRISSSRGRHSSSRGIIDLKISPVGKSFDPNKSKEDLLAIDPHVPENDWIAFVNYYKIPQIKKLNEQNMLKVSHVGVSMSIARRDRHMVILLILLKKNGN from the exons ATGAAGGAAGGAAAGTTACATGGaatgaaaagtcatgattgtcatgtGTTCATGGAATGTTTACTTCCAATTGCTTTTATCTCATTACCAGAACAAACATGGAAGCCTTTAACTGAGCTTAGTCATTTCTTTAGAGATTTATGCTCAACATCAGTACAAGTGGATGATCTTATTAGCCATGAACAAAATATTCCAATTGTGTTATGTAAAGTGGAACACATTTTCCCGCTTGGATATTTTGACTCAATGGAACACTTACCTATTCATTTGCCATATGAAGCGAGAGTTGGCAGTCCAGTGCAatatagatggatgtatcccTTTGAGAG ATTTCTCCATCACCTTAAAAAAAAGGTTAAGAATAAGGCTCGTGTTGAAGGATCAATAATTAAGTCATACCTTATTGAAGATATTTCTCAATTTTGCACATACTATTTTCAGTCAAACAAGCAACCATACAATGCTAGCATTGGAAGAAAGGCGAATGAAGACGACTTTTCACAAACtgtcttttctatttttaatttgcCTGGCCGATTTGGTAGTGAATGCAAAGTTCGTTTTTTTGAGGATAAGGAATTGAATGCTGTCGTGAATCATATATTAATCAATTGTGATGAGATTCAACCTTATATTGA GACCTTTGTGGAGGCATTACGAAAAGTTCATCGTAATATGAGTGATGAACATGCAGATAAATGTATTGAAGAAAACTTTGCATCATGGCTGAAAGAATAT atgtCTGGTAGAGGTACAAATAAATGTGGAAGGATTTCATCCTCTCGAGGACGACACTCATCTAGTAGAGggataattgatttaaaaatttcaCCTGTTGGTAAAAGTTTCGACCCCAACAAAAGTAAGGAAGACCTACTTGCTATTGATCCTCATGTGCCTGAAAATGATTGGATTGCTTTTGTTAATTACTATAAAATACCACAAATAAAG AAACTAAATGAACAAAATATGCTTAAAGTCTCGCATGTTGGGGTTAGTATGAGCATCGCAAGAAGGGATCGTCATATG gttatattattaattttgctTAAAAAGAATGGAAACTAA
- the LOC101510894 gene encoding uncharacterized protein isoform X1, whose protein sequence is MKEGKLHGMKSHDCHVFMECLLPIAFISLPEQTWKPLTELSHFFRDLCSTSVQVDDLISHEQNIPIVLCKVEHIFPLGYFDSMEHLPIHLPYEARVGSPVQYRWMYPFERFLHHLKKKVKNKARVEGSIIKSYLIEDISQFCTYYFQSNKQPYNASIGRKANEDDFSQTVFSIFNLPGRFGSECKVRFFEDKELNAVVNHILINCDEIQPYIETFVEALRKVHRNMSDEHADKCIEENFASWLKEYMSGRGTNKCGRISSSRGRHSSSRGIIDLKISPVGKSFDPNKSKEDLLAIDPHVPENDWIAFVNYYKIPQIKKLNEQNMLKVSHVGVSMSIARRDRHMENISENLSQDQERVVIEGVSSKINVYPDDVIGKVYGAEHSGRVCGLGVCPTIVFKTRKYFAQFDNVGSFSQKNIEELQKEVHTLKENLNGYEETKKQL, encoded by the exons ATGAAGGAAGGAAAGTTACATGGaatgaaaagtcatgattgtcatgtGTTCATGGAATGTTTACTTCCAATTGCTTTTATCTCATTACCAGAACAAACATGGAAGCCTTTAACTGAGCTTAGTCATTTCTTTAGAGATTTATGCTCAACATCAGTACAAGTGGATGATCTTATTAGCCATGAACAAAATATTCCAATTGTGTTATGTAAAGTGGAACACATTTTCCCGCTTGGATATTTTGACTCAATGGAACACTTACCTATTCATTTGCCATATGAAGCGAGAGTTGGCAGTCCAGTGCAatatagatggatgtatcccTTTGAGAG ATTTCTCCATCACCTTAAAAAAAAGGTTAAGAATAAGGCTCGTGTTGAAGGATCAATAATTAAGTCATACCTTATTGAAGATATTTCTCAATTTTGCACATACTATTTTCAGTCAAACAAGCAACCATACAATGCTAGCATTGGAAGAAAGGCGAATGAAGACGACTTTTCACAAACtgtcttttctatttttaatttgcCTGGCCGATTTGGTAGTGAATGCAAAGTTCGTTTTTTTGAGGATAAGGAATTGAATGCTGTCGTGAATCATATATTAATCAATTGTGATGAGATTCAACCTTATATTGA GACCTTTGTGGAGGCATTACGAAAAGTTCATCGTAATATGAGTGATGAACATGCAGATAAATGTATTGAAGAAAACTTTGCATCATGGCTGAAAGAATAT atgtCTGGTAGAGGTACAAATAAATGTGGAAGGATTTCATCCTCTCGAGGACGACACTCATCTAGTAGAGggataattgatttaaaaatttcaCCTGTTGGTAAAAGTTTCGACCCCAACAAAAGTAAGGAAGACCTACTTGCTATTGATCCTCATGTGCCTGAAAATGATTGGATTGCTTTTGTTAATTACTATAAAATACCACAAATAAAG AAACTAAATGAACAAAATATGCTTAAAGTCTCGCATGTTGGGGTTAGTATGAGCATCGCAAGAAGGGATCGTCATATG GAAAATATATCAGAGAACTTGTCTCAAGATCAAGAACGTGTTGTCATTGAAGGTGTTTCATCAAAGATTAATGTCTATCCAGATGATGTTATTGGCAAAGTGTACGGAGCTGAACATTCAGGTCGAGTGTGTGGTTTAGGTGTTTGCCCCACGATTGTTTTCAAGACGCGCAAATATTTCGCGCAATTTGACAATGTTGGTAGCTTTAGCCAAAAAAATATTGAGGAGTTGCAAAAGGAAGTGCACACtttgaaagaaaatttaaatgGATATGAAGAGACTAAGAAGCAACTTTAA